The proteins below are encoded in one region of Thioalkalivibrio sp. K90mix:
- a CDS encoding lipid A biosynthesis acyltransferase — protein MSRGWFSQGERGSPLALRIILWVALHLGRPAGRTLLYPITAYFLLFAPKSRGYSRDYLRRVLGREPRLREIARHFHSFAAVILDRVFLLSGKDACLDLHVHNREIFLEHVESGHGALLLGAHLGSFEALRVLAVGKNDFPVRVLMYRNHNQRITQLLEALNPEVAASVIPLGDTETLLHARDCLEQGGIVATLADRVAESDKMVECRFLGGRAFFPQGPLLLAAVLKVPVILCFGLYRGGNRYDIVFERFADVIEAPRGRREEALAEWVQRYADRLETRVREAPYNWFNFYDFWNDSSR, from the coding sequence GTGAGCCGGGGGTGGTTCAGCCAGGGGGAGCGAGGGTCCCCCCTGGCGCTGCGCATCATCCTGTGGGTTGCCTTGCATCTCGGGCGGCCGGCCGGTCGCACACTGCTCTACCCGATAACCGCCTACTTTCTTCTGTTTGCCCCGAAATCCCGGGGTTACAGCCGGGACTACCTGCGCCGCGTGCTCGGACGCGAGCCGCGCCTGCGCGAGATTGCCCGGCACTTCCACAGCTTCGCAGCCGTGATCCTGGACCGCGTCTTCCTGCTGTCCGGCAAAGACGCGTGCCTGGATCTTCATGTTCACAATCGCGAGATCTTCCTTGAGCACGTCGAAAGCGGCCACGGGGCCCTGCTGCTCGGGGCACACCTGGGCAGCTTCGAGGCCCTGCGGGTACTCGCGGTCGGAAAAAACGACTTTCCCGTTCGCGTGCTGATGTACCGCAATCACAACCAGCGCATCACCCAGTTGCTGGAGGCGCTCAACCCCGAGGTCGCCGCGTCGGTCATTCCCCTGGGCGACACCGAGACCCTGCTGCACGCGCGCGACTGTCTGGAACAGGGGGGGATTGTGGCCACCCTGGCCGATCGCGTGGCCGAAAGTGACAAGATGGTGGAATGCCGTTTCCTCGGGGGCCGGGCCTTTTTTCCCCAGGGCCCGTTGCTGCTGGCCGCAGTGCTCAAGGTCCCGGTCATTCTGTGCTTCGGCCTCTATCGCGGCGGCAATCGCTACGATATCGTCTTTGAGCGCTTTGCCGACGTCATCGAGGCCCCCCGCGGCCGACGCGAAGAGGCCCTGGCCGAATGGGTGCAACGCTACGCCGATCGCCTCGAGACGCGCGTGCGCGAGGCCCCGTACAACTGGTTCAACTTCTATGATTTCTGGAATGACTCGTCCCGCTAA
- a CDS encoding ACP dehydratase, with amino-acid sequence MAPIIATRRIPANHPSLPGHFPGQPVVPGVVILDTVDAVARASGLGPVAALPRAKFLAPLLPEVDFRVEIDPPGTSGLRAFRVIRDGAETSEPLCSGQLKLHDAGQTA; translated from the coding sequence ATGGCACCAATCATTGCCACACGCCGCATCCCGGCCAACCACCCCTCACTGCCCGGGCATTTCCCCGGTCAGCCGGTCGTACCGGGCGTGGTCATCCTGGACACGGTGGACGCCGTCGCGCGCGCAAGCGGCCTGGGGCCGGTGGCCGCCCTGCCACGGGCGAAATTTCTGGCGCCGTTGCTTCCGGAGGTCGATTTCCGGGTGGAGATTGATCCCCCTGGTACCAGCGGCCTGCGCGCATTCCGCGTTATCCGCGACGGTGCGGAGACATCCGAACCCCTGTGTAGCGGACAACTGAAGCTGCACGACGCCGGACAAACGGCGTGA
- a CDS encoding AMP-binding protein — translation MRDSNTLALIADHPTPLAWVAGRRVSRAAFLADVRTLARRIPAGGAHFNLCEDRYRFAVAFAAILLRGGASILPPNRARTTLSEIAERHPGAHALVDERDLSITLPVIPVTVDGTEHAHNAGATPEIPSDQMAVHAYTSGSTGQPTAHSRSWNSLHVVTAQALRRFGLDTDGGTLVGTVPAQHMYGLESTVLYALLGPCTLLAERPFFPDDIRQAMAEHAPANLVTTPFHLDACLRAGLIWPRAARILSATAPLEQDRAQAAETLFGATVREIYGCTEAGAIASRETAREPLWTVYDGIALTAQGSDRVAVQGPQHPAPVPLPDRIEWEDAQRFRMRGRLADQLNIAGKRASLAELNRRLNAIPGVEDGVFIPPDSGQDSGTARLAAIVVAPERSEAEILAALAETTDPLFLPRPLVMVEALPRSATGKLPRQVLLDLLDQHGQCA, via the coding sequence ATGAGGGACTCGAACACACTAGCGTTGATTGCCGACCACCCAACGCCACTGGCCTGGGTGGCGGGCCGCCGTGTCTCGCGGGCTGCATTTCTGGCGGATGTCCGCACCCTCGCCCGACGAATCCCGGCCGGCGGAGCCCACTTCAACCTTTGCGAGGATCGCTATCGCTTTGCGGTCGCGTTTGCCGCGATCCTGCTACGCGGCGGTGCCAGCATCCTTCCCCCGAACCGTGCCCGCACCACCCTGAGCGAGATCGCCGAACGTCATCCGGGCGCGCACGCCCTGGTGGACGAGCGGGACCTCAGTATCACCCTCCCCGTCATCCCGGTCACCGTGGACGGGACAGAGCACGCCCACAATGCGGGCGCGACCCCGGAGATCCCGTCGGATCAGATGGCGGTACACGCCTATACCTCGGGCAGCACCGGACAGCCCACCGCTCACAGCAGGAGCTGGAACAGCCTTCATGTCGTGACCGCACAGGCCCTGCGCCGCTTCGGGCTGGATACCGACGGAGGAACACTGGTGGGGACGGTCCCCGCGCAGCACATGTACGGCCTGGAATCCACGGTGCTGTATGCCCTGCTCGGCCCCTGCACACTGCTGGCCGAACGCCCGTTCTTCCCGGACGATATCCGCCAGGCCATGGCCGAGCATGCCCCGGCGAACCTGGTCACTACCCCATTTCACCTGGACGCCTGCCTGCGGGCGGGCCTGATCTGGCCCAGGGCGGCGCGCATCCTCAGCGCCACTGCCCCACTGGAACAAGACCGGGCACAGGCCGCGGAAACACTGTTTGGCGCGACCGTCCGCGAGATCTACGGCTGCACCGAGGCCGGGGCCATTGCCAGCCGCGAGACGGCCCGGGAGCCTCTGTGGACGGTCTATGACGGGATTGCGCTGACGGCCCAGGGCAGCGACCGGGTGGCGGTACAGGGACCCCAGCACCCGGCACCAGTCCCCCTGCCCGACCGCATCGAGTGGGAAGATGCCCAGCGCTTCCGCATGCGCGGACGCCTGGCGGATCAGCTCAATATCGCCGGCAAACGAGCCTCACTGGCCGAGCTGAACCGGCGCCTGAACGCCATTCCCGGCGTAGAGGACGGCGTGTTCATCCCGCCCGATTCCGGACAGGACAGCGGGACCGCGCGTTTGGCTGCGATCGTGGTCGCCCCGGAGCGCTCCGAGGCCGAGATTCTGGCGGCCCTGGCCGAAACCACGGACCCGCTGTTCCTTCCGCGTCCCCTGGTGATGGTGGAAGCCCTCCCCCGCAGCGCGACGGGCAAACTCCCGCGCCAGGTCCTGCTGGACTTGCTGGACCAGCACGGGCAGTGCGCCTGA